The Anaerotignum faecicola region GGGTTCCCGGAATGGGCGTGAAGTCCGTAAAAAGAATTATTGCAGCCAGAAAACAGGGGGTGCTGGATTTCGATGCCTTGAAGAAGATGGGGGTGGTGCTGAAGAGAGCCATGTATTTTATTACATGTTCAGGAAGGATGATGGCACCGATCCGGATGGATGAAGACTATATCACCAGCCATTTAGTTGGAGATGAACGGCGTGCGGTATGGGATATCAGCCATCAGGGAGCCTACCGTCAGCTG contains the following coding sequences:
- a CDS encoding putative DNA modification/repair radical SAM protein — its product is RFYGFKASELLTEDRPNFNVFLDPKCDWALRHLEQFPVEINRADYYTLLRVPGMGVKSVKRIIAARKQGVLDFDALKKMGVVLKRAMYFITCSGRMMAPIRMDEDYITSHLVGDERRAVWDISHQGAYRQL